The DNA region AACTAAAAAAAGTCACAAACGTAAACCCTAACTATTATTCTGTTCTAGAGATAGAGGATTTAAATCTACCTTACTTGAGCTGTTTTGTAAAAAAAGAATAAAAAAAACAGCGGCTCCCTATTTTCACCTTTCGGCTATCGTCGGCGTAAAGAGGCTTAACTACTGAGTTCGGAATGGTATCAGGTGATCCCTCTTGCTATGACCACTGAGAATATTATAATATAAATTTTGAAAATACAAAAAAATATTTTTTTTTTTTTTACAAAAAAATAAATACCTAAGTATTTATTTCCCAAAATGCAAAGTCAAGTGCAACACTGATTTTGCATACAAAAACAACAATCATAAATTAAAAAATGGTTGTTGTTTTTTGTTTAGAAAATTTGAAAAAATTGATTTATTTCATTTTTTTAAAAAATGAGTTTCTACTAGTGTTTGAAATTCTTTTTCTTTCACTATAAATATAAAGAGGTTCTTCTTTAGGTATTTCTTTCCAAGGCTCATCTCTATAGTTTAAATTAAAAAATAATTCATCAGCAGAAAAATAATCATGAATTTTTCTAGGCATATTGTTTATAGTTTTTTGAAGATCATAAATTTCTTTTTCTGTTATTTTATTAAAATTTGTTCCTTTTGGAAATTCTCTTCTCACTAATCCATTGAAATTTTCATTCAATCCTCTTTGAAAAGAAGCGTATGGATCAGCTTGATAAATTGTTATATTTAATCTGTAACCAATATAGAATAAAGTTTTAAATTCAAATCCGTTATCAGCAGTTATTGATTTCACATTTAGTTTGTAGATTTTAATATATTCTCAAAGTTTTAATATTAATTTTCAAGGATTTTTATTATCTAATTTTATTATGAGTCCTCACCTTGTTTTTCTTTCTGTAAATGTTAATAAATGAGATGATAGACTTGATCTTTTACCTACTATTAAATCTATTTCTCAGTGACCAAATTCATGTTCAAAATTTTTATTAAAACCCCTTGTTCATATAGGTTTTACTATTCTGTTACCTACTAAAGTTTTAACAACATCGTGTGTTTTTCTTCCTTTGCTATATTTTCTTAAACGTTGTTTTGAATCTAATACTCATAGACCACTATTTATTCAATTAAATACTGTTCTTAAAGTAGGTATTCTAAATTTGAAATGATGTTGAATATAAAAGTGAGTTAAATCTACACCAAAATATTTTTTGTTAAATTTTAAAATAAACTGCTTTGTAAATTCTTCATACTTATTCATATTATTAACGAGTTTAATTTGTTCCTTTCACCTTATTCTATTTAAATGTTTATTATGCGCTTCCATACCAATATAACCATTTTCATTTGAATTATTTTTAATTTCTCTTAATAATGATGATTTTGTAAAACCTAAAATTTTAGAAATTTCAGAAATAGGTGTTTCAAACTTTTTAAGTAAAATCTCTAATTCAATTCTTTTTTCTAAGTTAAAATGTTTATAATTAATAGCGAGCACCTCCGGAGTTTATAAATTGGTGCTTTTTCTTTTTTTAAAAAGCACCAATTTAATTTTATATTTTATTAAGAAAATAATAATAAAATCCCTCCCATCCGAACCTTAAAAACGGTTAAGTTTTTTGGGTTCGGATGGGAGGGATTTTTTAATTATACTGTTGCACTTGACTTTGCAATTCAGCAAATAAATACCTAAGTATTTATTTTTTCATCATTTTTTTAGAATATTTTTGTTTGAATCATTTTGTTTTTTTCAATTTATGAATCCCAAGAACTTGTGCTATCTGTCACAATCCTCCGAATAATCAATAAACTTGAACACCGGCACTAAAAAGAATAGTTATACCGGTAAATACAATCATCATTATTCTTTGTGTTCTTTCTGATTTTTTAAGAGCTTGTTTCTCACTTATTGTCATAGTTAAATTGTTTTTACGACGATTTAATAATTGAGGGAGAAGTTGAGAGATTAATTGTACTAAGATTGCGGCAATAAGAATTCATAAATAAACAAACTCACCACTTGTGACCTTTTGTCAAGAAACAGAAGAGAAATTTATACCTAATCAAACTGTTTGTTTAATCTCAGGAATTCCTTGTATAACTCTTCACATAGCAAAGAATATAGGCATAGATAATAATAAGTTAGCAAATTGATCCATTGGATTTATATTATATTTGCTATACAATGCTTGTATTTCCTGGTTTTTCTTCATCTTCATTGTTTTATTATTTTCAAAACCAATATATTTAGCTTCTATAGCTGCTTTTTTGCTTTTTAAACCTTCTTGAATTGACTGCATCATTGTTGCTTTAAATGAGAAAGCAAGAACAAGCAAACGAGTAAATATAACTGCTATTAATATAGCTATAATTGTTGCTCACCCATTTAATTCTGGCATAGCTTGTCTTAATGATTGCACCATTACCGACAATGGGTAAACTAATAATCCATAAAATGGACCATATTCTCATGCTTGTTTTCAAGTGTATATAGGTTGAATTGGATAGTCCCCTGCAAATAAAATATTTGTGTAAAATTCTGATGTTTTTTCATTTTTATCATTTTGATTAAATGTAGAAACATTTGAATTATAATCAATTAAAAACTCTTCTATTGAATACTTATTTACATCATATTTATTAGATGAATTAATTATTTTATTAGATAAGTATGTTTTAAATTTACTTTTTGCATCTCTTGCTGGTACAATACCAAATTTTGACATTCAAGAAGTTACAACTTCTTGATAAATGTTTATAATTGCGTATTCCTCTTGCGAAAGTTTGAATAATTCTTCATTATTGTTTTTGATTTTATTTTCTTTATCAGTAATTAAAGATACTAAATACTTAAAGTATTCTGAAAATGAAGCAAAACTTTTTTGTCTTTCTGCTAACGTTACTTTATTTAATTCTTTTAAGAAAGAACTTTCTTTTCCAAAAGAATAGTTATAGAAAGTTTGAAGAACATCTCTAGCAAATGCTCTATTGGCAATACTCTTTGTTTCTGTTGTACTTTCGCTTATAGCATTTAAAGTTTCTTCAGAAACAAAATCAACTTTTTGTAAACCTGAAACATAAGAAACTGTGTATTTACCATCAGCATCCACTGAGTTTATTTGAGTTTTTATTTCTTTCCCTGAACTATTTACTGAGTTTTTTTCGTGTTTCTTTAATTCAATAAATGGTACATTTGAATCAGGAACATATGTTCAAATTAAAATTTCATTGTCAACTGAACTTAAATCGTTAACATAGCTATATTTTAATTCACTTTCATTTCTAAAAAGAAACTTATTATTCCTTTCAATGATATGGAATTTTTCGTTTTTGTTAT from Mycoplasmopsis canis PG 14 includes:
- a CDS encoding IS30 family transposase; protein product: MLAINYKHFNLEKRIELEILLKKFETPISEISKILGFTKSSLLREIKNNSNENGYIGMEAHNKHLNRIRWKEQIKLVNNMNKYEEFTKQFILKFNKKYFGVDLTHFYIQHHFKFRIPTLRTVFNWINSGLWVLDSKQRLRKYSKGRKTHDVVKTLVGNRIVKPIWTRGFNKNFEHEFGHWEIDLIVGKRSSLSSHLLTFTERKTRWGLIIKLDNKNPWKLILKLWEYIKIYKLNVKSITADNGFEFKTLFYIGYRLNITIYQADPYASFQRGLNENFNGLVRREFPKGTNFNKITEKEIYDLQKTINNMPRKIHDYFSADELFFNLNYRDEPWKEIPKEEPLYIYSERKRISNTSRNSFFKKMK
- the yidC gene encoding membrane protein insertase YidC, producing MQKKQKFNYFSNPENDPNEKRRVFFKKSWKITKILLYLFAFSVTLTGCVQSFVLKTSSNVGNSIEFYSNKEDIAPKLNTFKPESVSNTINKYDNEGNLKEGQEIKLSLDVLKQNEDANILVDNKDIIKKLSEQSSTNKGEYGKPGVFSSGFSTQDISNEKLSSLGYSTNNKNEKFHIIERNNKFLFRNESELKYSYVNDLSSVDNEILIWTYVPDSNVPFIELKKHEKNSVNSSGKEIKTQINSVDADGKYTVSYVSGLQKVDFVSEETLNAISESTTETKSIANRAFARDVLQTFYNYSFGKESSFLKELNKVTLAERQKSFASFSEYFKYLVSLITDKENKIKNNNEELFKLSQEEYAIINIYQEVVTSWMSKFGIVPARDAKSKFKTYLSNKIINSSNKYDVNKYSIEEFLIDYNSNVSTFNQNDKNEKTSEFYTNILFAGDYPIQPIYTWKQAWEYGPFYGLLVYPLSVMVQSLRQAMPELNGWATIIAILIAVIFTRLLVLAFSFKATMMQSIQEGLKSKKAAIEAKYIGFENNKTMKMKKNQEIQALYSKYNINPMDQFANLLLSMPIFFAMWRVIQGIPEIKQTVWLGINFSSVSWQKVTSGEFVYLWILIAAILVQLISQLLPQLLNRRKNNLTMTISEKQALKKSERTQRIMMIVFTGITILFSAGVQVYWLFGGLWQIAQVLGIHKLKKTKWFKQKYSKKMMKK